A single genomic interval of Gossypium raimondii isolate GPD5lz chromosome 11, ASM2569854v1, whole genome shotgun sequence harbors:
- the LOC105801091 gene encoding leucine-rich repeat receptor-like serine/threonine-protein kinase BAM1 encodes MKFLPLLVLFLLLRISHSSAARSVSEFRALLDAKSSITDDPQSYLSNWNESTSLCSFTGVTCDHTGRHVTSIDLTNFNLSGTLSPSFSYLRFLQNFSVAANQLSGPIPTELAALSALRYLNLSNNVFGGSFPSQLSQLKNLRVIDLYNNNMTGDLPVSVTELPNLRHLHLGGNFFSGQIPSSYGRWEHLEYLAVSGNELSGKIPPEIGNLTMLQQLYIGYYNSFEGGLPPEMGNLSELVRFDAANCMLSGEIPPEIGKLQKLDTLFLQVNALSGSLTPALGTLKSLKSMDLSNNMLTGEIPQSFADLKNLTLLNLFRNKLHGQIPEFIGELPELQVLQLWENNFTGSIPQTLGSNRKLQLLDLSSNKLTGNLPPDMCPGNTLQTLIALGNFLFGPIPEALGKCESLNRIRMGENFLNGSIPKGLFELPNLTQVELQNNYLTGEFSVTDSPISVNLGQISLSNNQLSGALPASIGNFSGVQKLLLDGNKFSGRIPAEIGKLQQLSKMDFSHNKLSGPVAPEISKCKLLTFVDLSRNELSGEIPTEITGLRILNYLNLSRNHLIGTLPSSIATMQSLTSVDFSYNNLSGLVPGTGQFSYFNYTSFLGNPQLCGPYLGPCKDGANGTDQTHVKGGLSASLKLLLVIGLLVCSILFAVAAIIKARSLKKARKSRAWKLTAFQRLDFTCDDVLDCLKEDNIIGKGGAGIVYKGLMPNGDQVAVKRLPAMSRGSSHDHGFNAEIQTLGRIRHRHIVRLLGFCSNHETNLLLYEYMPNGSLGEVLHGKKGGHLHWDTRYKIAVEAAKGLCYLHHDCSPLILHRDVKSNNILLDSDYEAHVADFGLAKFLQDSGTSECMSAIAGSYGYIAPEYAYTLKVDEKSDVYSFGVVLLELVSGRKPVGEFGDGVDIVQWVRKTTNSNKEGVLKILDPRLSSVPLYEVMHVFYVAMLCVEEQAVERPTMREVVQILTEVPKPPSSKQQQGDSTITESSPISQPTTLESPRDARTKEPKDQHTPPPDLLSI; translated from the exons ATGAAGTTTCTCCCCCTCCTCGTACTGTTTCTTCTCCTCCGCATTTCCCATTCCTCTGCCGCACGATCCGTCTCGGAGTTTCGCGCGCTTCTCGATGCTAAATCATCCATTACCGATGACCCTCAATCTTATCTATCCAACTGGAATGAAAGTACATCGCTTTGCTCTTTTACCGGTGTCACGTGCGACCATACCGGTCGTCACGTGACATCCATCGACCTCACTAACTTCAACTTGTCCGGAACTCTTTCCCCGTCCTTTTCCTACCTCCGTTTCCTCCAAAACTTCTCCGTGGCAGCCAACCAGCTTTCCGGTCCAATCCCGACGGAACTCGCCGCCCTTTCCGCTCTCCGTTACCTCAACCTCTCCAACAATGTTTTCGGCGGTTCTTTCCCTTCCCAACTTTCCCAACTCAAAAACCTCCGAGTCATCGATTTATATAACAACAACATGACCGGGGACTTGCCGGTTTCCGTCACTGAGCTTCCCAATTTACGCCACCTGCATTTGGGAGGAAACTTTTTCAGCGGTCAGATCCCGTCAAGTTACGGCCGTTGGGAGCACCTTGAATATCTAGCCGTTTCAGGTAACGAACTTAGCGGTAAAATCCCACCCGAAATTGGTAACCTGACAATGTTACAGCAGTTGTACATTGGCTATTACAATAGTTTTGAAGGTGGTTTGCCCCCGGAGATGGGGAACTTATCAGAACTCGTTCGGTTCGACGCTGCTAACTGCATGTTATCCGGCGAAATACCACCAGAGATCGGCAAGTTACAGAAGCTCGACACTTTGTTTCTCCAAGTCAATGCACTTTCTGGTTCCTTAACTCCCGCGCTGGGAACCTTAAAAAGCTTGAAATCAATGGATTTATCGAACAATATGCTGACTGGAGAGATTCCACAGAGTTTCGCTGACCTCAAAAACTTGACTCTTCTGAATCTTTTCAGAAACAAACTTCACGGGCAGATTCCAGAGTTTATCGGTGAGTTGCCTGAGTTGCAGGTTTTACAATTATGGGAAAATAACTTCACAGGAAGCATTCCTCAGACGTTGGGAAGTAATAGAAAGCTTCAGCTCCTAGACCTTTCGTCAAATAAGTTAACGGGGAATTTGCCGCCGGATATGTGTCCCGGCAACACGTTGCAAACTTTGATTGCTTTGGGGAATTTCTTGTTTGGTCCAATTCCAGAAGCGTTGGGGAAATGCGAGTCGCTCAATCGGATACGAATGGGGGAAAATTTTCTCAACGGATCAATTCCAAAAGGACTATTCGAATTACCAAACCTTACTCAAGTTGAATTGCAAAACAACTACTTAACCGGAGAGTTCTCGGTTACCGATTCTCCCATCTCGGTGAATCTTGGGCAAATTAGTTTATCGAACAATCAGCTTTCAGGGGCTTTACCGGCTAGTATCGGTAACTTTTCAGGTGTTCAGAAGCTTCTTCTTGACGGCAACAAGTTTTCGGGTCGAATCCCTGCTGAGATTGGGAAGTTACAACAACTTTCAAAGATGGATTTCAGCCATAACAAGCTTTCAGGTCCGGTGGCTCCTGAAATTAGCAAATGCAAGCTGTTAACATTTGTTGATCTTAGTCGAAACGAGCTCTCGGGTGAGATTCCGACTGAGATTACTGGTCTGAGGATATTAAACTACCTCAATCTGTCAAGAAATCATCTTATTGGTACCCTTCCTTCATCAATAGCTACAATGCAAAGTTTAACTTCAGTTGATTTCTCATACAACAATCTCTCTGGTTTGGTTCCGGGCACTGGTCAGTTTAGTTACTTTAACTACACCTCATTCCTGGGGAATCCTCAACTTTGCGGCCCGTATTTGGGGCCATGCAAGGATGGGGCTAATGGAACTGATCAAACTCATGTTAAAGGTGGACTGTCTGCTTCATTGAAGCTTTTGCTTGTTATTGGCTTGCTTGTCTGCTCCATCTTGTTTGCAGTCGCGGCTATAATCAAAGCAAGGTCCTTGAAAAAGGCGAGAAAGTCTCGAGCTTGGAAGTTAACTGCTTTTCAGCGCTTGGATTTCACTTGTGATGATGTGTTGGACTGTTTGAAGGAGGATAATATCATCGGAAAAGGAGGTGCTGGGATTGTGTACAAGGGACTTATGCCTAATGGTGATCAGGTTGCGGTGAAAAGGTTACCCGCAATGAGCCGAGGGTCTTCTCATGATCATGGATTCAATGCTGAGATACAGACACTGGGGAGGATTAGGCACAGGCACATCGTGAGACTGTTGGGCTTTTGCTCAAACCATGAGACAAATCTTTTGTTGTATGAATATATGCCTAATGGAAGTTTAGGAGAGGTTCTTCATGGCAAGAAAGGGGGTCATTTGCACTGGGATACGAGGTATAAGATCGCGGTTGAGGCTGCTAAGGGGCTATGCTACCTTCATCATGATTGTTCCCCGTTGATACTCCATCGAGACGTGAAATCAAACAACATCCTCCTTGACTCTGATTATGAAGCACATGTTGCTGATTTTGGCCTTGCTAAATTTCTACAAGATTCGGGCACATCCGAATGCATGTCTGCCATAGCTGGTTCATATGGATACATCGCTCCAG AATATGCGTACACGCTGAAGGTGGATGAGAAGAGTGATGTGTATAGCTTTGGTGTAGTCCTCTTAGAACTTGTCAGTGGTAGAAAACCAGTGGGTGAATTTGGTGATGGTGTGGACATTGTTCAATGGGTTCGAAAAACAACCAATTCAAACAAGGAAGGGGTTCTCAAAATCCTTGACCCTAGACTGTCTTCGGTTCCCCTCTACGAGGTAATGCATGTATTCTACGTTGCGATGCTCTGCGTTGAAGAACAAGCTGTAGAGAGACCAACAATGAGAGAAGTGGTTCAAATTCTAACAGAGGTTCCTAAACCACCCAGCTCAAAGCAGCAGCAGGGAGACTCCACAATCACTGAGTCCTCACCAATATCACAACCCACAACTCTAGAGTCTCCTAGAGATGCAAGAACAAAGGAACCAAAAGACCAACACACTCCACCACCTGATCTTCTTAGCATTTAA